One Rossellomorea aquimaris DNA window includes the following coding sequences:
- the ftsL gene encoding cell division protein FtsL: MSNLARKYEQQKVEKTNQSVQAKPKRLSEERRSVITPGEKILVAIFAAVFCFLAVQIVTTQAAIYDVNKDVQHVESTIEKQEKANNDLKLQVSELSMYERILEKAKELGLNLKEKNVKVVEQ; encoded by the coding sequence TTGAGTAACTTAGCCAGAAAGTACGAGCAGCAAAAAGTTGAGAAAACCAATCAATCCGTTCAAGCCAAGCCTAAGCGCCTTAGTGAAGAGAGAAGATCCGTCATCACACCGGGGGAAAAGATTCTTGTAGCCATTTTCGCAGCGGTATTTTGCTTCTTGGCCGTTCAGATTGTGACAACACAAGCTGCCATCTATGATGTGAATAAAGATGTTCAGCACGTTGAATCAACTATTGAAAAGCAGGAAAAGGCTAATAATGACCTTAAGCTTCAAGTGAGTGAGCTTAGTATGTATGAGCGTATTCTTGAAAAAGCGAAAGAGCTTGGACTTAATTTGAAAGAAAAGAACGTTAAGGTTGTTGAACAGTAA